Proteins from a genomic interval of Alphaproteobacteria bacterium:
- a CDS encoding superinfection immunity protein produces the protein MLNNIDFVLVIKYALCALLTIGIIFAPAWVARQNNQGKPDMHAVRLASWIFGWSIIGWLWSLFWATRK, from the coding sequence ATGCTGAACAACATTGATTTTGTACTGGTAATAAAATACGCACTGTGCGCATTGCTGACCATCGGCATTATCTTTGCGCCCGCATGGGTTGCCCGCCAAAATAACCAAGGCAAACCCGACATGCACGCCGTCAGACTAGCCAGTTGGATTTTCGGCTGGTCAATTATCGGCTGGCTGTGGTCTTTATTCTGGGCCACTCGTAAATAA
- a CDS encoding phosphopyruvate hydratase, with the protein MFEIKKIHARQIMDSRGNPTIECDITLSDGAFGRAAVPSGASTGSFEALELRDGGNTYMGKGVLTAVKNVNEIIAPALVGMDASQQTEIDEKMLALDGTPNKDKLGANAILAVSMALAHAVANAKHIPLYKYIAEIYGNANPCVLPRPMMNIINGGAHADNGLDAQEFMIIPNGATSEVEAIRMGSEIFHHLKSILKKGGNSTNVGDEGGFAPNFNSCAEALDTIVAAIRSAGYEPGSQVSIGLDVASSEFYSDGVYSFEGKKLSSDEMIEFYEKLISDYPIISIEDALAEEDWTGWKKLTERIGNKCQLVGDDLFVTNPARLARGIENGVANAILIKVNQIGSLTETLRAIKMAQDAKYGVIISHRSGETEDTTIADLAVATNAGQIKTGSMSRTDRMAKYNQLIRIEEELDKSAKYGL; encoded by the coding sequence ATGTTTGAAATCAAAAAAATTCATGCACGTCAAATTATGGACAGTCGTGGTAATCCGACAATCGAATGCGATATTACATTATCAGACGGCGCATTCGGACGCGCGGCCGTTCCATCTGGCGCATCAACGGGTTCATTCGAAGCCCTTGAACTGCGTGACGGCGGCAACACCTATATGGGCAAAGGTGTCTTGACCGCGGTCAAAAACGTTAACGAAATCATTGCGCCTGCCCTGGTTGGCATGGACGCGTCCCAGCAAACTGAAATTGATGAAAAAATGCTGGCATTGGACGGCACACCAAACAAAGATAAATTGGGCGCAAACGCGATATTGGCGGTTTCCATGGCTTTGGCACACGCAGTTGCGAACGCAAAACATATTCCACTGTATAAATACATCGCAGAAATTTATGGCAACGCCAACCCATGTGTTCTGCCACGTCCAATGATGAATATCATAAACGGTGGCGCACACGCCGACAATGGTCTGGATGCCCAGGAATTCATGATTATTCCCAACGGCGCAACATCCGAAGTCGAAGCAATCCGTATGGGTTCTGAAATATTCCACCACCTGAAATCAATCCTGAAAAAGGGTGGCAACTCTACAAACGTTGGCGACGAAGGCGGTTTTGCACCAAACTTTAATTCCTGCGCCGAAGCCCTGGACACAATTGTTGCGGCAATACGTTCCGCAGGCTATGAACCAGGCAGCCAGGTTTCAATCGGTCTGGACGTTGCATCATCAGAATTCTATTCTGACGGCGTTTATAGTTTCGAAGGGAAAAAATTATCATCTGATGAAATGATTGAATTCTATGAAAAATTGATTTCAGATTACCCAATCATTTCCATCGAAGATGCACTGGCCGAAGAAGATTGGACAGGTTGGAAAAAACTAACCGAACGTATTGGCAACAAATGTCAATTGGTTGGCGACGACCTGTTTGTAACCAATCCGGCACGTCTGGCACGTGGCATTGAAAATGGCGTTGCCAATGCAATTTTGATCAAAGTAAATCAAATCGGTTCTTTGACCGAAACACTGCGCGCAATCAAAATGGCACAAGACGCCAAATACGGTGTTATTATTTCCCACCGCAGTGGCGAAACCGAAGACACCACAATCGCAGACCTGGCGGTGGCAACAAACGCCGGCCAAATCAAGACTGGTTCTATGTCGCGCACAGATCGCATGGCAAAATATAACCAGTTAATTCGTATCGAAGAAGAACTGGACAAATCCGCAAAATATGGTTTATAA